A region from the Cupriavidus sp. D39 genome encodes:
- a CDS encoding paraquat-inducible protein A, with amino-acid sequence MTSARLIACHECDLLQREAALPAGGIARCRRCGAELYRSRPESLDRALAFTLAAMVLFTVANMFPVVGLSVKGDLVQSTLFGAVQILYRDGAWPLAGLVFVTTLMMPLLRMAALAYILLPLRLHRVPRRPDLAFRVLDLAAPWGMTEVLILGMLVALVKLAHIATVVPGVALWAFGAVMLLIAAASAAFDPRDVWARIRATSKGDGEGGGLTVASAATAARAGLLVCHSCGLLSRPAPHAHEGSCPRCGAHLHFRKPASIARTWAFLIAAMILYIPANVLPVMDTSSLFGAQEDTILSGVAYLWTSGSWLLASVVFIASIAVPMLKIIALVFLVVSAQFRSTWLLGNRTRIYRLVELVGRWSMLDIYVITFLVALVQFSALATIKAGPAAMAFGAVVVLTMFAAMSFDPRLIWDAAEKDHG; translated from the coding sequence ATGACGTCCGCGCGCCTGATCGCCTGCCACGAGTGTGATCTGCTGCAGCGCGAGGCCGCACTGCCAGCCGGTGGCATCGCGCGCTGCCGGCGCTGCGGCGCGGAACTCTATCGGAGCCGCCCGGAGAGCCTCGATCGTGCGCTCGCTTTTACGCTGGCGGCGATGGTGTTGTTCACCGTGGCGAATATGTTCCCGGTCGTGGGGTTGTCGGTGAAGGGCGATCTCGTTCAGAGCACGCTGTTCGGCGCGGTTCAAATACTGTATCGCGACGGCGCGTGGCCGCTCGCCGGTCTCGTGTTCGTCACCACGCTCATGATGCCGCTGCTGAGGATGGCGGCATTGGCATATATTCTATTGCCGCTGCGGCTGCACCGGGTGCCGCGCCGGCCCGACCTGGCGTTTCGCGTGCTGGATCTGGCGGCGCCGTGGGGCATGACCGAAGTCCTGATTCTCGGCATGCTGGTCGCCTTGGTCAAGCTCGCGCATATCGCCACGGTGGTGCCCGGTGTCGCACTGTGGGCGTTTGGGGCGGTGATGCTCCTGATCGCCGCCGCGTCCGCCGCGTTCGATCCCCGCGATGTGTGGGCTCGCATACGCGCGACATCGAAAGGAGATGGCGAAGGTGGCGGCCTGACCGTTGCGTCGGCGGCCACCGCCGCTCGCGCCGGCCTGCTCGTCTGCCATAGCTGCGGACTGTTGTCGAGACCGGCTCCGCATGCCCACGAGGGTAGCTGCCCGCGTTGCGGCGCGCACCTGCACTTTCGCAAGCCGGCCAGCATCGCGCGCACCTGGGCGTTTCTGATTGCGGCGATGATTCTGTATATCCCGGCCAATGTGCTGCCCGTGATGGACACTAGTTCGCTGTTCGGCGCGCAGGAAGACACGATCCTGAGCGGCGTGGCCTACCTCTGGACCTCGGGTTCCTGGCTGCTGGCGAGCGTGGTGTTCATCGCGAGTATCGCGGTCCCGATGCTCAAGATCATTGCGCTGGTGTTCCTCGTCGTTTCGGCCCAGTTTCGGTCGACGTGGCTGCTTGGAAATAGGACGCGCATCTATCGCCTGGTGGAACTGGTCGGGCGCTGGTCGATGCTCGATATCTACGTCATCACCTTTCTGGTTGCGCTCGTGCAGTTCAGTGCGCTCGCGACGATCAAGGCCGGTCCGGCCGCGATGGCGTTCGGCGCGGTGGTGGTGCTGACGATGTTCGCCGCGATGTCGTTCGACCCGCGTTTGATCTGGGACGCTGCGGAGAAAGATCATGGTTAG
- a CDS encoding efflux transporter outer membrane subunit, whose protein sequence is MRTSAFSLIAVLTLGGCLLGPNYQRPAVDTPPAFRFAEADAKDLANTAWWVQFEDPALNELIATALAENKDVKIAAARVEQFLGQFESTRSQLFPQVAAGVNAQRRRVPLGTAQLPAGVGPVVNQYQAALSASWEFDVFGKLRRQTEAARASLLASEEGRRATILTLVAAVASSYVNLLSLDRQLDIARATVASREESVHVFQLRYGGGEVSQMELAQSQSEYESSLATIPQIELQIAQQEDALSILLGQNPQPIPHDRGLDDLVLPLVPAGLPSELLTRRPDLRQAEQDLVAANALIGAARALYFPSISLTGVFGTASSQFSSLFTGPARLWSYAGAVTAPIFTAGNISGQVMQAEAQQQQALFAYQKAIQVAFQEVEDALVSLQKTREKLVVQGRQVEALRTYARLARLRYEGGYTSYIEVLDAERSLFNAQLSYAQAQGTVFSSSVNLYKAMGGGWVVDAERMTSVAYPDGRTSARRDDSDSNPSQPLP, encoded by the coding sequence ATGCGCACTTCGGCCTTCTCGCTAATTGCCGTGCTTACGCTTGGCGGGTGCCTGCTAGGGCCAAACTACCAGCGGCCCGCCGTCGATACTCCGCCCGCCTTCCGTTTCGCCGAGGCGGATGCAAAGGATCTCGCCAATACGGCGTGGTGGGTGCAGTTCGAGGATCCGGCGCTCAACGAGCTCATCGCTACGGCGCTGGCCGAGAACAAGGACGTGAAGATTGCGGCGGCCCGGGTCGAGCAGTTCCTGGGGCAGTTCGAGAGCACGCGCTCGCAGTTGTTCCCGCAGGTCGCCGCGGGCGTCAACGCGCAGCGTCGGCGCGTGCCGCTCGGGACGGCGCAATTGCCGGCCGGTGTCGGGCCGGTCGTCAACCAGTACCAGGCAGCGCTCTCGGCCTCTTGGGAATTCGATGTCTTCGGCAAACTCCGCCGTCAGACCGAAGCCGCACGGGCGAGCCTGCTGGCGAGCGAGGAGGGGCGGCGCGCGACGATCCTGACGCTGGTGGCAGCCGTGGCGTCATCGTATGTGAACCTGCTGTCGCTCGACCGGCAACTGGACATCGCCAGAGCCACCGTGGCAAGCCGGGAAGAGTCAGTGCACGTATTCCAGCTGCGGTATGGCGGCGGGGAAGTGTCTCAGATGGAACTGGCGCAGAGCCAGTCCGAATACGAGTCCTCGCTTGCGACGATTCCGCAGATCGAACTTCAGATTGCGCAGCAGGAGGACGCCCTATCCATCCTTCTGGGGCAAAACCCTCAACCGATCCCGCATGACCGCGGACTGGACGATCTGGTTTTGCCCTTGGTGCCGGCGGGGCTGCCATCCGAATTGCTCACACGCCGGCCCGACCTGCGGCAAGCCGAGCAGGACCTGGTCGCCGCCAATGCGCTGATTGGCGCGGCGCGCGCGCTCTACTTCCCGTCAATCTCGCTGACTGGCGTGTTCGGCACGGCGAGCAGCCAGTTTTCGTCACTCTTCACCGGCCCGGCCCGGTTGTGGTCGTACGCCGGCGCGGTGACGGCGCCGATCTTCACTGCGGGCAACATCAGCGGGCAGGTCATGCAGGCCGAGGCACAGCAGCAACAGGCGTTGTTCGCGTACCAGAAGGCGATCCAGGTGGCCTTCCAGGAGGTCGAGGATGCGTTGGTGTCGCTGCAGAAGACGCGCGAGAAGCTCGTTGTGCAGGGCCGCCAGGTGGAGGCGCTGCGGACCTACGCGCGGCTCGCACGGTTGCGCTATGAGGGCGGATACACGAGCTACATCGAAGTGCTGGACGCCGAGCGCAGTCTCTTCAATGCGCAACTGAGCTACGCGCAAGCGCAGGGGACGGTCTTTTCTTCGAGCGTGAATCTCTACAAGGCGATGGGTGGCGGCTGGGTGGTCGATGCGGAACGCATGACCTCGGTGGCGTATCCCGATGGCCGGACGTCCGCGCGACGGGACGATTCCGACTCCAACCCGAGCCAGCCACTGCCATGA
- a CDS encoding efflux RND transporter periplasmic adaptor subunit — MRLNTRTWLRLTFASATLVLLAACQKPANELPRGATEVTVMTVSQRDTPVDFEFTAQTQSSREVEIRARVDGFLEKRVYTEGQLVRAGQTLFLMDAAPFEAALQSAKGQLAQQQARLTVAKANLARVIPLAAQNALSQKDLDNATGNDKEAEAAVIAAKGQVRTAELNLSYTTIKSPLTGLSSFARQQDGSYVTASATGLLTYVYQLDPMWVNFSVSENELLAYRDQIEKGQLKFPADNDFEVSVVLADGTEFPGRGHINFTNPAFDTQTGTFLVRASFANPQGTLRPGQFVRARVSGAVRPNAILVPRRAVLQGSKSHFVWTIDKDAKGHQRVLEVGEWHGDDWFITAGLQPGERVVVDGAIRVVADTPLKIVGTPGPRADTGASRREAQQLAALQTDLTATK, encoded by the coding sequence ATGCGCTTGAACACGCGCACCTGGCTGCGGCTCACGTTTGCTAGCGCGACGTTGGTGTTGCTCGCCGCCTGCCAAAAACCGGCGAATGAGCTTCCGCGTGGAGCAACCGAAGTGACGGTGATGACCGTTTCTCAGCGTGATACGCCCGTCGACTTCGAATTCACCGCCCAGACGCAAAGCTCGCGCGAAGTCGAGATCCGCGCGCGCGTCGACGGCTTCCTGGAAAAACGCGTCTATACCGAAGGGCAACTGGTGCGTGCCGGGCAGACGCTCTTCCTGATGGACGCTGCGCCATTCGAAGCGGCGCTCCAGTCGGCAAAGGGTCAGCTTGCGCAGCAGCAGGCCAGGCTCACCGTGGCGAAGGCCAATCTGGCCCGCGTGATTCCGCTCGCGGCCCAGAACGCACTCAGCCAGAAGGACCTTGACAATGCCACGGGCAACGACAAGGAGGCGGAGGCCGCCGTAATTGCCGCCAAAGGGCAGGTCCGGACCGCGGAACTCAACCTGAGCTACACGACGATCAAGTCCCCGCTCACCGGCTTGTCGAGTTTTGCAAGGCAGCAGGACGGCAGCTACGTGACGGCGAGCGCGACGGGGTTGCTCACCTACGTCTACCAGCTCGACCCAATGTGGGTGAACTTCAGCGTTTCCGAGAACGAGTTGCTGGCATACCGCGATCAGATCGAAAAAGGACAACTGAAGTTTCCGGCGGACAACGATTTCGAGGTCTCGGTCGTGCTCGCCGATGGCACCGAGTTCCCCGGTCGCGGTCACATCAACTTCACCAATCCGGCGTTCGACACACAAACCGGAACCTTTCTCGTGCGGGCTTCGTTTGCCAACCCGCAAGGCACCCTTCGCCCCGGGCAGTTCGTCCGCGCGCGGGTCTCGGGCGCAGTGCGCCCGAATGCGATTCTCGTGCCGCGGCGTGCGGTGTTGCAGGGGTCGAAGAGCCATTTCGTCTGGACTATCGACAAGGACGCGAAAGGCCATCAACGCGTGCTCGAAGTCGGCGAATGGCACGGCGACGACTGGTTCATCACCGCCGGACTGCAGCCCGGCGAGCGCGTGGTCGTCGATGGCGCAATCCGCGTCGTGGCCGATACGCCGCTGAAGATTGTAGGGACCCCCGGCCCGCGTGCGGACACCGGTGCGTCGCGGCGCGAAGCGCAGCAACTCGCGGCACTTCAGACCGACCTTACTGCGACGAAGTGA
- a CDS encoding lipid-binding SYLF domain-containing protein, which yields MPSFYEWSTHHDQVSPAYLRNPVLAGRGGVFDAADFVLRGGDPALEAKARTALQKLNDTTPKSKELQTRAKAVLVFPDIVKAGLIVGAQGGNGVMFDADGKVLGYYNATALSYGLQAGVQSFSEAMYFMTDSATSYLAGSDGWSVGMGPSIVVVDEGMGKSMTTTTLKSDVYAFIFGQQGLMAGMGLQGQKITKLNR from the coding sequence ATGCCGTCATTTTATGAATGGAGCACCCATCATGATCAAGTATCTCCGGCTTATCTTCGCAATCCCGTTCTTGCTGGTCGCGGTGGCGTGTTCGACGCAGCAGACTTCGTCCTCCGGGGAGGTGACCCGGCACTGGAAGCGAAGGCGCGTACGGCCTTGCAAAAGCTGAATGACACGACACCCAAGTCCAAGGAGCTTCAAACGCGGGCGAAGGCGGTTCTTGTGTTCCCGGACATCGTAAAGGCCGGCCTTATCGTGGGCGCGCAGGGCGGCAACGGGGTGATGTTCGACGCTGACGGAAAAGTGCTTGGCTACTACAACGCCACGGCGCTTTCATACGGCCTGCAGGCAGGCGTCCAGTCTTTCTCGGAGGCCATGTACTTCATGACCGACTCAGCCACGAGCTATCTCGCCGGCAGCGACGGGTGGTCGGTGGGTATGGGGCCGAGCATCGTGGTGGTGGATGAGGGCATGGGAAAATCGATGACGACCACAACGCTGAAATCGGATGTCTACGCATTCATTTTTGGCCAGCAGGGGTTGATGGCCGGTATGGGTTTGCAAGGCCAGAAGATTACCAAGCTCAATCGCTGA
- a CDS encoding response regulator transcription factor produces MSKVKPFVAVVDDDQSVRRAIKRLLRSIGLASETFKTGDEFLDMFNSIPSYRPDCIVLDIQMPGLNGLEVQRRLAGSGIPVIFITAHDETGVREQALAAGAAAYLRKPFNDEVFIKAVRMAINQTPEA; encoded by the coding sequence ATGAGCAAAGTCAAGCCGTTCGTCGCAGTGGTCGATGATGACCAATCGGTGCGCCGTGCCATCAAGAGGCTCTTACGTTCCATCGGACTGGCATCGGAAACGTTCAAAACGGGGGATGAATTTCTAGACATGTTCAACTCCATACCGTCATATCGTCCAGACTGCATCGTGCTCGATATACAGATGCCGGGTCTGAACGGGCTTGAGGTCCAGCGGCGACTCGCGGGCAGCGGCATTCCAGTGATCTTCATTACAGCGCATGACGAAACCGGCGTTCGCGAGCAGGCGCTGGCGGCGGGCGCGGCGGCCTATCTTCGCAAGCCGTTCAACGATGAGGTTTTCATCAAGGCGGTGCGTATGGCCATCAATCAGACGCCCGAGGCATGA
- a CDS encoding M20/M25/M40 family metallo-hydrolase — MLALVERACARASDQSAMGRPLHLTSGAFHDAMYLAEHCPTAMIFVPSKGGISHNAAEETAPHDLALGAQALLPAHDHGWEAGWQCPARHQCLDTAIG; from the coding sequence ATGCTGGCACTGGTCGAGCGCGCCTGTGCGCGGGCCAGCGATCAGTCAGCCATGGGGCGGCCGCTGCACCTGACCTCCGGCGCCTTCCACGACGCCATGTACCTGGCGGAGCACTGTCCCACGGCGATGATTTTTGTGCCAAGCAAAGGCGGGATCAGTCATAACGCGGCGGAAGAAACGGCACCGCACGATCTGGCCCTCGGCGCGCAGGCGCTTCTCCCCGCCCACGACCATGGGTGGGAAGCCGGGTGGCAGTGCCCCGCTCGCCATCAATGCCTCGATACTGCCATCGGGTGA
- a CDS encoding c-type cytochrome, whose translation MALTMTPVRPEDSARLAQLCASCHGPHGHSDSPMYPRLDGQTPEYLRTQLKAFREHGRGETDARTHMWGVASRLDDAAIQALAAYYARQTATPGAAGAPELMDKGRAIFEKGVPDSGVPACASCHGAQAQGAGAFPRLAGQHQAYLLRQIEVFRNRSRGNSPVMSAVAHDLSYDDARAVAAYLQSR comes from the coding sequence ATGGCGCTCACTATGACGCCCGTGCGCCCCGAGGATAGCGCCAGGCTGGCGCAGCTATGCGCGAGCTGTCATGGGCCGCACGGCCACAGCGATTCGCCGATGTATCCGCGGCTGGATGGGCAGACGCCCGAATACCTGCGGACGCAGCTCAAGGCGTTTCGCGAGCATGGCCGCGGGGAAACCGATGCGCGCACGCATATGTGGGGAGTCGCCTCCCGGCTTGACGACGCGGCGATCCAGGCGCTGGCGGCCTATTACGCAAGGCAGACCGCGACGCCAGGCGCGGCCGGCGCCCCCGAACTGATGGACAAGGGGCGTGCCATCTTCGAGAAGGGCGTCCCCGACAGCGGGGTGCCGGCCTGCGCCTCATGCCACGGCGCCCAGGCCCAGGGCGCGGGTGCCTTCCCACGGCTGGCGGGGCAGCACCAGGCTTACCTGCTGCGCCAGATCGAGGTGTTCAGGAACCGCTCGCGCGGGAACTCGCCCGTGATGAGCGCCGTGGCACACGATCTGAGCTACGACGATGCCAGGGCTGTGGCTGCCTACCTGCAGTCCAGGTGA
- a CDS encoding DNA-binding protein: MATLRTQFPETRALYREVCVLLFFRYGITPTANKLYGVVRKGSMGTPTEVLAQFWQDLRDKMRVTIDHPGLPDALKAIAANAVQSAANEAAAGELAALRAEARLQASEAQAQRDQARAAVVVAEQETAAVQAERDAAQSARAALQGELEAERQAHAAARARHEEGVRQVEALERQLLELRTQFSTELERTREQVAVAQERASATERRALREIDQERTLRQKAEQAVADLRTELAAVQARAQDAAVAGAEARARLQAERDTLSRRLAEAEQALGRGQAAQDGLRAQLETAVRRAERADAQATATRRLVGAKRRVPVTRTKFKPGPA, from the coding sequence GTGGCGACCCTGCGTACGCAGTTCCCCGAGACCCGCGCGCTCTACCGCGAGGTCTGCGTCCTGCTGTTCTTCCGGTACGGCATCACGCCCACCGCCAACAAGCTCTACGGCGTGGTGCGCAAGGGCAGCATGGGCACGCCCACCGAGGTGCTGGCGCAGTTCTGGCAGGACCTGCGCGACAAGATGCGAGTGACCATCGACCACCCTGGGCTGCCGGACGCGCTCAAGGCGATCGCCGCCAACGCCGTGCAGTCGGCCGCCAACGAGGCCGCCGCCGGCGAACTGGCCGCGCTGCGGGCCGAAGCGCGGTTGCAGGCGAGCGAGGCGCAAGCGCAGCGCGACCAGGCGCGCGCCGCGGTGGTGGTGGCCGAGCAGGAGACCGCCGCTGTGCAGGCCGAGCGCGACGCGGCGCAGAGCGCACGGGCGGCGCTGCAAGGCGAATTGGAGGCCGAGCGCCAGGCCCACGCGGCCGCGCGGGCGCGTCACGAGGAGGGCGTACGCCAGGTCGAGGCGCTCGAGCGGCAGTTGCTGGAGCTGCGTACCCAATTCTCGACGGAGCTGGAGCGCACCCGCGAGCAGGTGGCCGTCGCGCAGGAACGCGCCAGCGCCACCGAGCGCCGCGCGCTGCGCGAGATCGACCAGGAGCGCACGCTGCGCCAGAAGGCCGAGCAGGCGGTCGCGGACCTGCGCACCGAACTGGCGGCCGTGCAGGCACGGGCGCAAGACGCCGCCGTGGCCGGCGCCGAGGCGCGGGCGCGGTTGCAGGCAGAGCGCGACACGCTCAGCCGGCGACTGGCGGAGGCAGAGCAGGCGCTCGGACGAGGGCAGGCGGCCCAAGACGGGCTGCGGGCGCAACTGGAAACGGCAGTACGGCGTGCCGAGCGGGCCGATGCGCAAGCCACCGCGACGCGCCGCCTGGTAGGTGCCAAGCGCCGGGTGCCGGTGACGCGCACCAAGTTCAAGCCCGGGCCGGCCTGA
- a CDS encoding calcium-binding protein, which yields MAKPGDNQHEQRISMEIVVDAYTEEECAMAWYCHLEDSLSFPFEARVRQAMAASPLRSGDRVSVLRLAHDQLCRVAIFVHALYNQRELVVPLAQLVPVRADQSTRLAVSDWHYWHDQGYSF from the coding sequence ATGGCAAAACCGGGCGACAATCAACACGAACAGCGCATCTCGATGGAGATCGTGGTCGACGCGTACACCGAAGAAGAATGCGCGATGGCGTGGTACTGCCATCTCGAGGACAGTCTGAGCTTTCCATTCGAAGCGCGGGTACGTCAGGCGATGGCAGCCTCCCCGCTGCGCTCAGGTGACAGAGTCTCCGTCCTCAGACTCGCGCATGATCAGTTGTGCCGCGTTGCCATCTTCGTACATGCACTTTACAACCAGCGTGAACTCGTCGTGCCCCTTGCCCAGCTTGTTCCCGTCCGCGCCGACCAGAGCACGCGCCTTGCCGTCTCTGACTGGCACTACTGGCACGACCAAGGTTACAGCTTCTGA
- a CDS encoding IS3 family transposase translates to MKANQATWPLATMARLLKVSRSGFHAWCHHVPSAHAQQDAALLTRIRAIYLRSHGTYGMPRIHAVLAREGIHVARKRVARLMREAGLRGVSRRRWVTTTRRAAWARPAPDLVQRHFQAEAPDRLWVADATYIPTAVGFFYLAVVLDVYSRRIVGWAMDSHLRTALMLQALDMALAQRRPDGVIHHSDQGCQYTSIAFGLRCREAGVRPSMGSVGDAYDNAMCESHGRAAGRLCRPRRRPAVGNSLAMASDCAQR, encoded by the coding sequence ATGAAGGCGAATCAGGCCACTTGGCCCTTGGCCACCATGGCACGGCTGCTCAAGGTCTCGCGCAGCGGGTTCCATGCGTGGTGTCATCACGTGCCCTCGGCCCATGCACAACAGGATGCCGCACTGCTTACCCGCATCCGGGCCATTTACCTGCGATCGCACGGCACCTATGGCATGCCGCGCATTCACGCGGTCCTAGCCCGCGAAGGCATCCACGTCGCGCGCAAGCGCGTGGCCCGACTGATGCGCGAAGCGGGCCTGCGCGGCGTGAGCCGACGCCGCTGGGTCACCACCACCCGTCGTGCCGCCTGGGCCCGCCCGGCGCCGGATCTGGTGCAGCGTCACTTCCAGGCTGAGGCGCCAGATCGGCTGTGGGTCGCTGATGCCACCTACATTCCGACCGCTGTGGGCTTCTTCTACCTGGCTGTGGTGCTCGACGTGTACAGCCGCCGCATCGTCGGGTGGGCTATGGACAGCCACTTGCGTACCGCCCTGATGCTGCAGGCGTTGGACATGGCCCTCGCGCAGCGTCGGCCCGATGGCGTCATCCATCATTCGGATCAGGGGTGTCAGTACACTTCGATCGCGTTCGGGCTGCGCTGCCGCGAGGCCGGTGTACGTCCCTCGATGGGCTCAGTCGGTGACGCGTACGACAATGCCATGTGTGAATCCCACGGGCGGGCGGCGGGGCGCCTGTGTCGCCCACGACGCCGCCCGGCGGTGGGCAACTCGCTGGCGATGGCGTCGGATTGTGCGCAGCGGTGA
- a CDS encoding transposase, whose product MDTAYLEPKEVPIMHKHRMPYAAAFRQQMIDLVHAGRTPEDLAKEFEPTAQTIYNWVAQADRDTGKRHDGLTTAEREELTRLRRKVKQLEVEKEILAKAAAWFARETGTVPDKGSHS is encoded by the coding sequence TTGGACACCGCCTATCTTGAACCGAAGGAGGTGCCCATCATGCACAAGCATCGAATGCCGTATGCCGCGGCCTTCCGGCAACAGATGATTGACCTCGTCCATGCCGGCCGTACGCCGGAAGACCTGGCCAAGGAATTTGAACCCACCGCGCAGACCATTTACAACTGGGTCGCGCAAGCAGATCGCGATACCGGCAAGCGTCACGATGGCCTCACCACGGCCGAGCGCGAGGAACTGACGCGGTTGCGCCGCAAGGTCAAGCAGCTCGAGGTGGAGAAAGAGATACTGGCAAAAGCCGCGGCCTGGTTTGCCCGGGAGACCGGAACAGTACCCGACAAGGGTTCGCATTCATGA
- a CDS encoding pirin-like C-terminal cupin domain-containing protein codes for MWAQGRKATPGPLDPSFEHAVMVLRGEAEIEGERIGPDTVLYLGSARSSREVSCLVGPTQLFLIGGKPFEEEILLWWNFVARSLAEIEAATLDWNSRARRFGEVTRLSNEAG; via the coding sequence CTGTGGGCGCAGGGGCGGAAAGCAACACCGGGGCCGCTCGATCCCTCCTTTGAGCATGCGGTAATGGTGCTGCGCGGCGAAGCGGAGATTGAGGGCGAACGGATCGGGCCCGACACCGTGCTCTATCTCGGCAGCGCGCGGTCAAGCCGTGAGGTGAGTTGCCTCGTGGGTCCGACTCAGTTATTCCTCATCGGAGGCAAACCGTTCGAAGAGGAGATCCTGCTGTGGTGGAACTTCGTCGCGCGGAGTCTGGCGGAAATCGAGGCCGCAACGCTTGACTGGAACAGCAGGGCGCGGCGCTTCGGGGAGGTAACCAGACTGTCCAACGAAGCGGGGTAA
- a CDS encoding helix-turn-helix domain-containing protein has product MPKTRFKSAASEAIHSAASDLYDMKVISKKTMREYDDLCIEKAPEFDAKAIARIRKDVKVSQAVFAHYLNTSASTVQQWERGDKKPSGIAARLLQVVQKHGLSVIA; this is encoded by the coding sequence ATGCCTAAGACACGGTTTAAGAGCGCAGCGTCTGAAGCAATCCATAGCGCGGCGTCGGACCTCTACGACATGAAGGTCATCAGCAAGAAGACCATGCGTGAGTACGACGACCTGTGCATCGAAAAGGCTCCCGAATTCGATGCCAAGGCTATCGCACGCATTCGCAAAGACGTGAAGGTTAGCCAAGCGGTGTTTGCACACTATCTGAACACTAGTGCGTCGACGGTCCAGCAATGGGAGCGTGGCGATAAGAAGCCCAGCGGCATTGCAGCTCGACTGCTGCAAGTAGTTCAGAAGCACGGATTGTCAGTCATAGCCTGA
- a CDS encoding type II toxin-antitoxin system RelE/ParE family toxin produces the protein MRALAQRVFKTKWFTKAAKDVGITDKELCKAAQQLIEGQADDLGGNVWKKRLSKNTQRSIVINKIGEFWVFVFLFAKSDMENIDERELKDFKKLAKDYGKLTMAEVDEFVEAKKFVEICNA, from the coding sequence ATGAGGGCACTCGCGCAGCGGGTTTTCAAAACCAAATGGTTCACCAAGGCGGCAAAGGATGTCGGGATTACGGACAAAGAGTTGTGCAAAGCGGCGCAGCAACTCATCGAAGGTCAGGCCGATGATCTAGGTGGCAACGTTTGGAAGAAGCGGCTCAGTAAGAACACGCAGCGCTCAATCGTCATCAATAAAATCGGGGAATTCTGGGTGTTTGTCTTCCTGTTCGCGAAGTCGGATATGGAAAACATTGATGAGCGAGAGCTGAAAGACTTCAAGAAACTTGCCAAGGACTACGGCAAGTTAACTATGGCTGAAGTCGACGAGTTTGTTGAAGCAAAGAAGTTTGTGGAGATTTGCAATGCCTAA
- a CDS encoding H-NS family nucleoid-associated regulatory protein has product MSIEIERAEAITWIRIQMAQHGLTLAHLQAAGCFAEPPPATLPGAVRYRNAHGQGWDGRGAMPDWLQRAIHAGQTVEHFRIGNGTS; this is encoded by the coding sequence ATGTCGATCGAAATCGAGCGCGCCGAAGCGATTACCTGGATCCGCATCCAGATGGCCCAGCACGGCCTGACGCTGGCCCACCTGCAGGCCGCCGGCTGTTTTGCCGAGCCGCCACCGGCGACGTTGCCTGGGGCGGTGCGCTATCGCAACGCGCACGGGCAGGGCTGGGACGGCCGCGGCGCCATGCCGGACTGGCTGCAGCGCGCGATCCATGCCGGGCAGACGGTGGAACATTTTCGAATCGGCAACGGGACGTCTTGA